From a region of the Acidimicrobiales bacterium genome:
- a CDS encoding amidohydrolase family protein, producing MRTIVNNATVLDTTSMSYRPDQTVVIDDGIIVQVDSSAATGADVELDAAGAYVVPGLIDGHVHFRLATLNFQRLSVMSEVEFGIVMARLARQTVERGFTTVRDLGGDLFGLIRAIRSREALGPRIVTAGRMISQTGGHGDTEGGHLEMASCGCSLRSNNFSVVADGAEAVRKAARHNLRDGSDFLKIHVSGGVATPMDPLDSVQYTHEEISAAVVEAAHRRTYVAAHAYIPESILMAVESGVHSIEHGNMIDEAAAMAIADAGSVLVPTLVAYHGMAELGEKLGFPKTNQDKNARVLEAGLRSLEIAKNAGVTMAYGTDLIGESQWMQNRELTIRSEVLSTAEILEAMWVNTPALCHMQGRIGVVAEGAFGDLVISRVDPLEDIVAFADPASAFSHVLKGGEVVVDRS from the coding sequence ATGCGCACAATCGTCAACAACGCAACTGTCTTGGACACCACGTCCATGAGCTACAGGCCCGACCAGACGGTTGTCATCGATGACGGCATCATCGTGCAGGTCGACTCGTCCGCAGCCACCGGCGCCGACGTCGAGCTCGATGCCGCCGGGGCCTACGTCGTACCGGGTCTGATCGACGGTCACGTGCACTTCAGGCTCGCCACGCTGAACTTCCAGCGGTTGTCGGTGATGAGTGAGGTCGAGTTCGGCATCGTCATGGCACGGCTGGCCCGCCAGACGGTCGAGCGAGGTTTCACAACGGTTCGCGACCTGGGTGGCGACCTCTTCGGGCTGATCCGTGCCATACGGTCACGAGAGGCTCTGGGTCCGCGCATCGTCACCGCCGGGCGCATGATCAGCCAGACGGGCGGCCACGGCGACACCGAGGGAGGCCATTTGGAGATGGCCTCGTGCGGTTGCAGCCTCCGGTCGAACAACTTCAGCGTGGTCGCCGATGGTGCCGAGGCCGTTCGCAAGGCGGCCCGCCACAACCTGCGCGACGGCAGCGACTTCCTCAAGATCCACGTATCGGGCGGCGTTGCCACACCCATGGACCCCCTCGACAGCGTGCAATACACCCACGAAGAGATCAGCGCCGCCGTCGTCGAGGCCGCTCACCGTCGCACCTATGTCGCCGCCCACGCCTACATTCCCGAGTCGATCCTGATGGCCGTCGAGTCGGGCGTGCACAGCATCGAACACGGGAACATGATCGACGAGGCGGCCGCCATGGCCATCGCCGACGCGGGCTCTGTGCTGGTGCCGACCCTGGTGGCGTATCACGGCATGGCCGAACTCGGCGAGAAGCTGGGTTTTCCCAAGACCAACCAGGACAAGAACGCCCGCGTGCTGGAGGCCGGCCTGCGCTCGCTCGAGATCGCCAAGAACGCCGGGGTCACGATGGCGTACGGCACCGACCTCATCGGCGAGTCGCAGTGGATGCAGAACCGCGAACTGACCATCCGCTCGGAGGTGCTGTCGACGGCCGAGATCTTGGAGGCGATGTGGGTCAACACCCCGGCGCTGTGTCACATGCAGGGCCGTATCGGGGTGGTCGCAGAGGGCGCGTTCGGTGATCTGGTGATCTCCAGGGTCGATCCGCTCGAGGACATCGTCGCCTTCGCCGACCCGGCCAGCGCGTTCAGCCACGTGCTGAAGGGTGGCGAGGTGGTAGTCGACCGCAGTTGA